The following proteins come from a genomic window of Leptospira bandrabouensis:
- a CDS encoding ATP-binding protein: protein MNSLNEKHLLAIIKKSGIGILILDKNLNIVLTNSWFIKSSGIKEKDLINASFLDIFPELINTRTFKSIKLCLDFSQYSILTHTLNPFPFPLYDNEKNREIGNRIYQYLHIIPISIEDETDSFCMIQISDVSQQVVREKLLREKMTLANQREIEAQKASQAKTDFLASMSHEIRTPLNAILGMTDTLNETELTEEQKEYLTVLRNSGKALFNIINDILDLSRIESGKLEMEHIHFSIRDLMKDTVSMFYMKAQTKGIDIKFNVDEEIAESIAGDSTRLQQVLINLLSNAMKFTESGRISVNTSLGENKKNLIISVEDTGIGIPREKLDSIFESFTQVDSSTTRKYGGTGLGLTITKKLIQLMGGEISVVSHVGIGSKFSFEIPYEGFIKRNSDIHKHWLNLELPEPENFPNCNILLAEDSEENIFIIKTFFRKYPINISIAYNGKEAITKYKSQKFDIILMDMQMPEMDGLEATREIRKIEVANQIKASDSIPIIAISANVQKEDISKSFLAGITSYLPKPVRKHEILKLMYFYLAM from the coding sequence GTGAATTCTCTTAATGAAAAACACTTACTAGCGATTATAAAGAAATCTGGAATAGGGATTCTCATTCTAGATAAAAACCTAAATATCGTTTTAACAAATAGTTGGTTTATTAAAAGTTCAGGAATAAAAGAGAAGGATTTAATAAATGCTTCATTCTTAGATATTTTCCCTGAATTAATAAATACAAGAACCTTCAAATCTATCAAACTTTGTTTAGATTTTTCTCAGTATTCTATTTTAACTCATACATTAAATCCATTTCCTTTTCCTCTTTATGATAACGAAAAAAATCGAGAAATAGGAAATCGTATTTATCAATACTTACACATCATTCCAATTTCTATCGAAGATGAAACTGATTCATTCTGTATGATTCAAATTTCAGATGTTTCGCAACAAGTGGTACGCGAAAAACTTTTGCGAGAAAAAATGACTTTGGCCAACCAAAGAGAAATCGAAGCGCAAAAAGCATCACAGGCTAAAACCGATTTTTTAGCTTCGATGAGCCATGAAATTCGGACTCCGTTAAACGCAATCCTCGGAATGACAGACACCTTAAATGAAACAGAGTTAACAGAAGAACAAAAAGAGTATTTAACGGTTCTTCGAAATTCAGGAAAAGCATTATTTAATATAATTAATGATATTCTCGATTTATCTCGAATTGAATCCGGAAAATTAGAAATGGAACATATCCATTTTTCAATTCGGGACTTAATGAAAGATACTGTTTCCATGTTTTATATGAAGGCCCAGACAAAAGGCATTGATATAAAATTTAACGTAGATGAAGAAATAGCTGAAAGTATTGCAGGTGACTCAACTAGATTACAACAAGTTCTAATCAATTTACTAAGTAATGCAATGAAATTTACGGAAAGTGGAAGAATATCCGTAAATACATCGTTAGGTGAAAACAAAAAGAATCTAATTATCTCTGTAGAGGACACAGGGATTGGTATTCCTCGAGAAAAATTAGATTCTATTTTTGAGAGTTTTACACAGGTGGATAGCTCTACTACGAGGAAATACGGTGGAACTGGCCTTGGATTAACGATTACAAAAAAGTTAATCCAATTAATGGGAGGGGAAATTTCAGTCGTAAGCCATGTGGGAATTGGTTCTAAATTTTCTTTTGAAATTCCATACGAAGGTTTTATCAAACGAAACTCAGACATACACAAACATTGGCTCAATTTAGAACTTCCAGAACCTGAAAATTTTCCAAATTGTAATATCCTGCTCGCTGAAGATTCCGAAGAAAATATATTTATCATCAAAACTTTTTTTCGTAAATATCCAATCAATATCAGCATTGCGTATAATGGAAAGGAAGCTATAACAAAGTATAAATCACAAAAATTTGATATCATTTTAATGGACATGCAAATGCCAGAAATGGATGGGTTAGAAGCAACTAGGGAAATAAGAAAGATCGAAGTAGCCAATCAAATTAAAGCTAGCGACTCAATTCCCATCATTGCTATTTCTGCAAACGTTCAGAAAGAAGATATTAGCAAAAGTTTTTTGGCAGGAATCACATCTTATCTTCCCAAACCAGTGAGAAAACATGAGATTCTAAAACTAATGTATTTTTATTTGGCGATGTAA
- the metF gene encoding methylenetetrahydrofolate reductase [NAD(P)H]: MHISQVLGKKQTTISFEFFPPKNQEASEDLFRNIQKLSQMNPAYVSVTYGAGGSTRDLTHDLVVKLQEETGLTIVSHLTCVGSTKEEIREILKRYEKSGIHNIMALRGDPPKGQTEFQKTENGFAFAGELVGFIKKEFPQMGIGVAGFPEGHPSTPNRLKEIEYLKWKVDQGADYICTQMFFNNNYFYDFVERCEIAGIKVPIIAGIMPVTSRKGMARMAELSLGTNFPAKLLNSLSRAEDDVYAENVGIHWATEQVRDLLDHKIAGIHMYTLNKSKATRKIYESLGIRNFDSIH; the protein is encoded by the coding sequence ATGCATATTTCTCAGGTTCTCGGTAAAAAACAAACCACGATCAGCTTCGAATTTTTTCCTCCAAAAAATCAGGAAGCCTCAGAAGATTTGTTCCGAAACATACAAAAATTGTCCCAAATGAATCCTGCCTATGTAAGTGTCACTTATGGGGCAGGAGGATCTACGAGGGACCTAACACATGACTTAGTGGTTAAACTCCAAGAAGAAACCGGCCTAACTATTGTTAGTCATCTTACCTGTGTAGGTTCCACCAAAGAGGAAATCCGAGAAATCCTGAAACGATACGAAAAAAGTGGAATCCACAATATCATGGCACTTCGTGGAGATCCTCCGAAAGGACAAACGGAATTTCAAAAAACGGAAAACGGATTTGCTTTTGCAGGTGAATTAGTTGGATTCATCAAAAAAGAATTTCCACAAATGGGGATTGGTGTTGCCGGTTTTCCCGAAGGACATCCATCCACTCCTAATCGTTTAAAGGAAATTGAATATTTAAAGTGGAAAGTTGACCAAGGTGCGGATTACATTTGTACCCAAATGTTTTTTAACAATAACTACTTTTATGATTTTGTAGAACGATGTGAAATTGCAGGTATCAAAGTTCCAATCATTGCAGGAATTATGCCGGTTACTTCCAGAAAAGGAATGGCTCGAATGGCAGAGTTATCACTTGGAACAAATTTTCCTGCAAAATTGTTAAACTCCCTTTCTCGTGCAGAAGACGATGTTTATGCAGAAAATGTTGGTATTCATTGGGCAACGGAACAAGTCAGAGATTTGTTAGATCACAAAATTGCTGGAATTCATATGTATACGCTTAACAAGTCTAAGGCGACTCGAAAAATATATGAGTCACTCGGGATTCGAAATTTCGATAGCATTCATTGA
- a CDS encoding SDR family NAD(P)-dependent oxidoreductase: protein MKLSGNTILITGCGMGIGALTAERLAKEGNDIIGVDVKLPLLKEIQNKVESQGRKFYGFACDLSKESEIESLIKQIQKKKLTFQILINNAGIAPSGYYEGKDFSVWNKAIQINVAGPMKLVYLSLPILREQKEAAIINLASIAGKFGTEGTVTYSATKHAMVGFSQALKMELYESQIGVSWICPTMVNTRMIDGVKPSIFTPVIEPSQVADAIVSAIKKNPGEVLVPSYLRASIVILPALFPKFALWLAVKTKASKGWLLANKGLEKNIPV, encoded by the coding sequence ATGAAACTATCGGGAAATACAATACTTATTACTGGGTGTGGGATGGGAATCGGCGCCTTAACGGCGGAACGTTTAGCAAAAGAAGGAAATGATATCATCGGCGTTGATGTTAAATTGCCCTTATTAAAAGAGATTCAAAATAAAGTGGAATCACAGGGAAGAAAATTCTACGGCTTTGCTTGCGATCTTTCTAAAGAGTCAGAAATCGAATCTCTCATTAAACAAATCCAAAAGAAAAAACTGACTTTTCAAATTTTAATTAACAACGCAGGAATTGCGCCCAGTGGATACTATGAAGGAAAGGATTTTTCCGTTTGGAACAAAGCCATTCAAATTAATGTAGCAGGACCAATGAAGTTGGTTTATCTTTCCTTGCCAATCCTTCGGGAACAAAAGGAAGCTGCCATCATCAATTTAGCAAGTATTGCTGGTAAATTTGGAACGGAAGGAACTGTAACTTATTCTGCAACAAAACACGCTATGGTTGGTTTTTCCCAAGCCCTAAAAATGGAACTTTATGAATCACAAATCGGTGTTAGCTGGATTTGCCCAACAATGGTCAATACAAGAATGATTGACGGTGTTAAACCTTCTATTTTTACCCCTGTGATCGAACCTTCTCAAGTAGCAGATGCCATTGTTTCGGCCATTAAAAAAAATCCAGGGGAAGTATTGGTGCCTTCCTATTTGCGAGCCTCAATCGTGATCCTCCCAGCCTTGTTTCCTAAATTTGCGCTCTGGTTGGCCGTGAAAACAAAAGCATCAAAAGGTTGGCTCTTGGCTAACAAGGGGCTTGAGAAAAATATTCCTGTTTAA
- a CDS encoding STAS domain-containing protein: protein MEIKTKKIGKHTLVHLNGRLDITHSDEVEAKLADDVQNGEGDIIINLELISYISSSGIRIFVGMVRELDKQGRKLKLCCITPPVKKVFDVVELLDLFEVFETEQEAVNSLSK, encoded by the coding sequence TTGGAAATTAAGACCAAAAAAATCGGAAAGCACACACTCGTTCACCTTAACGGTCGTTTGGACATTACCCATTCGGATGAAGTGGAGGCCAAATTGGCTGATGATGTGCAAAACGGCGAGGGCGATATCATCATCAACTTGGAGCTTATCTCTTATATTTCTTCCTCTGGAATTCGTATCTTTGTAGGGATGGTTCGGGAGTTAGACAAACAAGGCAGAAAACTAAAACTCTGTTGCATCACACCTCCAGTGAAAAAGGTTTTTGATGTGGTGGAACTTTTGGACTTGTTTGAAGTCTTCGAAACGGAACAAGAAGCCGTTAATTCCCTCTCTAAATAA
- a CDS encoding toxic anion resistance protein: MDSLELKTNDPELQLTKEDLQKVEELTGQIKLNHPNDVISYGASAQAKVSEFADKVLSEIKTKDSGYAGELLNNLLFKIKDLNLDSFAGEGNTLSKIPLIGGLFDASRKFLAKFEDLQSQVEKIVEELHTARTNLTKDITLLQALYEKNLEYFKEIQVYIAAGDQKVKELRDKILPEMLEKAKAQGDTLASQQYQDMVQMVDRFEKKIHDLKLTRILSLQTGPQIRLIQNGNQVLVEKIQSSILNTIPLWKNQIVIALGLLRQRKALEAQKEVSKTTNDLIQKNAEMLKTGTVEIAKESEKGIIEIETLKTVNQKLIETITETLKIQEDGRQKRKAAEQEMIKIESDIKQKLLESK; this comes from the coding sequence ATGGACTCTTTGGAACTGAAAACGAATGACCCGGAACTGCAACTCACAAAGGAAGATTTACAAAAAGTAGAAGAACTTACCGGGCAAATAAAACTCAATCATCCGAACGATGTTATCTCATACGGTGCCTCGGCCCAAGCTAAGGTTTCCGAATTTGCGGACAAAGTTCTTTCAGAAATCAAAACAAAAGATTCAGGTTATGCCGGTGAACTTCTAAACAACCTTTTGTTTAAAATCAAAGATCTGAATTTGGATAGTTTCGCGGGGGAAGGGAACACTTTGTCCAAAATTCCTTTGATCGGTGGTCTTTTTGATGCTTCCCGGAAGTTTTTGGCAAAATTTGAAGACCTACAGTCCCAGGTGGAGAAGATCGTAGAAGAATTGCATACAGCACGTACTAATTTGACAAAAGACATAACATTATTACAGGCGTTATATGAGAAAAACTTGGAATATTTTAAGGAAATCCAAGTGTATATTGCTGCCGGCGATCAGAAAGTAAAAGAGTTAAGAGACAAAATCTTACCGGAGATGTTAGAAAAAGCCAAAGCACAGGGTGACACCTTGGCTTCCCAACAATACCAGGACATGGTCCAAATGGTCGATCGATTTGAGAAAAAAATCCACGACTTGAAACTCACTCGAATCCTCTCTCTGCAGACCGGACCCCAAATTCGACTGATCCAAAACGGTAACCAAGTTTTGGTTGAAAAAATTCAAAGTTCAATCTTAAACACAATTCCTCTTTGGAAAAATCAAATTGTCATCGCATTAGGTTTATTACGTCAAAGAAAAGCTTTAGAAGCTCAAAAAGAGGTTTCTAAAACAACAAACGATTTAATCCAAAAGAATGCAGAGATGTTAAAAACAGGAACTGTGGAAATTGCCAAAGAGTCAGAAAAAGGTATCATCGAAATTGAGACTTTAAAAACAGTGAATCAAAAGTTAATCGAAACTATTACTGAAACATTAAAAATTCAAGAGGATGGTCGTCAAAAACGAAAAGCTGCAGAACAAGAAATGATTAAAATCGAATCAGATATAAAACAAAAACTATTGGAATCAAAGTAG
- a CDS encoding type III pantothenate kinase yields the protein MLLVIDVGNTNTVFGVFREGEETPDFHKRTVTRRDRTSDELGLFLKGFLTQENVKADRVKTAIYSSVVPSLNPIVERMLEDWFSVNPLRVHYQMKLNFGISYPRPFEIGADRLVNAAYCAKTYPGKKAILVDLGTATTFCVISEKPEYVGGVIAPGLKISMDALTRNTAQLPPIVFGSPKRVLGESTVESIQAGFFFGWIGLLKEIVRAIKEEHPGDYVVVGTGGLVTTIHASHNQVFDEIDPMMTLKGLKILADLNS from the coding sequence TTGTTATTAGTTATCGATGTGGGAAATACAAACACTGTATTTGGTGTGTTCCGTGAGGGAGAAGAAACTCCAGACTTTCACAAAAGAACAGTGACAAGAAGAGATCGAACCTCTGATGAGTTAGGCCTTTTTTTAAAAGGTTTTTTGACCCAGGAAAATGTTAAAGCCGACCGTGTAAAAACTGCAATTTATTCAAGTGTAGTTCCATCACTCAATCCTATCGTGGAACGAATGTTAGAAGATTGGTTTAGTGTCAACCCACTCCGAGTTCATTATCAAATGAAACTCAATTTTGGGATTAGTTATCCTCGCCCTTTTGAAATCGGGGCCGATCGATTGGTCAATGCTGCTTATTGCGCCAAAACATACCCCGGAAAAAAAGCAATCCTAGTGGATTTGGGAACAGCAACTACTTTCTGCGTAATCAGTGAAAAACCGGAATATGTGGGAGGAGTCATTGCACCGGGCTTAAAAATTTCTATGGATGCTTTAACAAGGAACACAGCACAACTTCCACCCATTGTTTTTGGATCTCCCAAACGAGTATTAGGCGAATCAACGGTTGAGTCAATTCAGGCTGGTTTTTTCTTTGGTTGGATTGGTTTATTAAAAGAAATTGTTAGAGCCATAAAGGAAGAACATCCTGGTGATTACGTTGTGGTGGGAACTGGTGGCCTTGTCACTACCATCCACGCTTCGCATAACCAAGTGTTCGACGAAATTGATCCAATGATGACTCTAAAAGGTTTAAAAATTTTGGCGGATTTAAATTCCTAA
- a CDS encoding MORN repeat-containing protein: MRSKYYLLLFFYLFSLCKSNQKICEGENCRNGKFHVTYENGDRFEGEFFEDIKHGKGIYYYSNGDIFEGEYQFGYKEGSGIYSYANGDKFIGSYSKGKRQGFGKYIYSDGLILEGHWENNHLQGNAKIVNAKGSLVLEGIWKDSRWMGITPTNSSMNAIEISNPE; the protein is encoded by the coding sequence ATGCGATCCAAATATTATTTATTATTATTTTTTTACCTTTTCAGCCTTTGTAAGTCGAATCAAAAAATTTGCGAAGGCGAAAATTGCAGGAATGGAAAATTCCATGTTACCTATGAAAATGGAGATCGTTTTGAAGGAGAATTTTTCGAAGATATCAAACATGGGAAAGGAATTTATTATTATTCTAATGGCGATATTTTTGAGGGTGAATACCAATTCGGTTATAAAGAAGGTTCCGGAATTTATAGTTATGCGAATGGAGACAAATTCATTGGATCTTATTCCAAAGGGAAACGGCAAGGTTTTGGAAAGTATATATATTCTGATGGCTTGATTTTGGAGGGTCATTGGGAAAATAATCACCTCCAGGGAAATGCAAAAATAGTAAATGCTAAGGGAAGTTTGGTGTTAGAGGGAATTTGGAAAGATAGTCGGTGGATGGGAATTACACCGACCAATTCATCAATGAATGCTATCGAAATTTCGAATCCCGAGTGA
- a CDS encoding chemotaxis protein CheX produces MNFLTEIERDSLCELFNISLGGAAKLMSEMISDEILLTVPSLKLITTEEAKNIEYLANQDVCTIEQKFVGGIGDGSAFLLFHKSASLEIVKMMMKDYVALNEVSQFEKDALSEIGNIILNAILSNLAKMSDYKIETHIPEFFAGKYEELLLRRNPKTDNSILLVFIDYKLSGKDIKGYIFFILNFDSIKNLSRVLIEKLK; encoded by the coding sequence ATGAATTTTCTAACTGAAATAGAACGAGATTCTTTATGTGAATTATTCAATATTAGTTTAGGCGGTGCCGCAAAATTAATGAGTGAAATGATTTCTGATGAAATTTTACTCACTGTACCAAGTTTAAAACTAATCACAACCGAAGAAGCGAAAAATATTGAATATCTAGCAAATCAAGATGTTTGCACCATTGAACAAAAGTTTGTTGGTGGAATCGGCGACGGATCTGCATTTCTTTTATTCCATAAAAGTGCAAGTTTAGAAATCGTCAAAATGATGATGAAGGATTATGTGGCCTTAAACGAAGTTTCACAATTTGAAAAAGATGCGTTAAGTGAAATTGGAAACATTATTTTAAATGCTATTTTATCAAATTTAGCTAAGATGTCTGATTATAAAATTGAAACCCATATCCCAGAATTCTTTGCAGGGAAATATGAAGAATTACTTCTCAGACGAAATCCCAAAACAGACAATTCGATTCTCTTAGTTTTTATCGATTATAAACTGAGTGGGAAGGATATTAAAGGTTATATATTTTTCATTCTTAACTTTGATAGCATTAAAAATCTTTCTAGAGTACTGATTGAAAAGCTGAAATAG
- a CDS encoding SGNH/GDSL hydrolase family protein: protein MERRITIVGDSLGQWSDGFGLKTKLPQGYKVTDISVAGYTIEDWLQNKSRLNEIPTDLWIIELGTNDAMVYGTSGFESRNIELIQFLESSQISKVLLTTIPLTKMTSIRETIRTNNETIRRMKENRSNLDYVEMESIFESYTGEVPLYPVSDPIHPNQIGYELMGEAYKKKILGI from the coding sequence ATGGAACGTCGCATTACAATCGTTGGGGATTCTTTGGGGCAATGGTCCGATGGATTCGGACTTAAAACAAAACTACCGCAGGGTTATAAAGTAACAGATATCTCGGTGGCTGGATACACAATTGAAGATTGGTTACAAAACAAAAGTCGCTTAAATGAAATTCCTACCGATCTTTGGATCATTGAATTGGGAACTAATGATGCAATGGTTTATGGAACCAGTGGGTTTGAGTCTAGAAACATTGAGCTCATACAGTTTTTGGAATCTTCACAAATTTCCAAAGTTTTACTAACTACAATTCCTCTTACAAAAATGACTTCGATTCGAGAAACGATCCGAACCAATAATGAAACCATACGTAGAATGAAAGAAAATAGATCCAATTTAGACTATGTTGAAATGGAATCTATATTTGAGTCCTACACTGGGGAAGTTCCCTTATATCCTGTATCCGATCCCATTCACCCCAACCAAATTGGATATGAACTTATGGGAGAGGCGTATAAGAAAAAAATCTTAGGAATTTAA
- a CDS encoding ArnT family glycosyltransferase produces MAYASFLIISAVFFFQVWMNLDIFPVVWPDEVLFFSPALSFSTNGHLQTDVLNGLIPGMESKTLWMPPLYLIFSGFSLSIFPDTLTTVRIASVIIVYLSALGFYWLLRRESISPWASQIAFASILWEPLLFRFGTAARMEGLTAFFFILSLLFATNKDKSKHLYVFLAGVTLSFSFLSHPIGASLGLVTLFLVWRNFGFKTLPWFIFGGVLPILCWMYYIHPNWEWFEIQFGAQLTRKRNLLETFTLVDKLKVFSFGFGFPKLRLILIAIELSALTYISYQLFKTFGKLNQKWILFWIWILSVLLALYTSSEGWYVFHILFPLAYGMALLYDSEGSSSKLAFVGILLSLSSLLYINHIHWYRTDSKRILESHFQHIEMSLSHSKSVYLQALPDPYFQLRKNRPDMNLLEFIPGELDIPSDVYIKTIKTRDSFVFYDDQLINHVIREYLNESSWNREEWEIPVPGNHWLHYKTIVYTKK; encoded by the coding sequence GTGGCTTATGCCTCGTTTTTAATTATTTCCGCAGTTTTTTTCTTCCAGGTTTGGATGAACTTGGATATTTTCCCGGTCGTCTGGCCTGATGAAGTACTCTTTTTCTCCCCAGCATTGTCTTTTTCGACCAATGGCCATTTACAAACAGATGTTTTGAATGGTCTCATTCCCGGAATGGAATCCAAAACCTTATGGATGCCACCCCTCTATTTAATATTCTCTGGTTTTTCCCTATCGATATTTCCGGACACACTAACAACCGTTCGTATTGCTAGCGTAATCATAGTATATCTTAGTGCATTAGGTTTTTACTGGTTACTCAGAAGAGAATCAATCTCCCCATGGGCAAGCCAAATTGCATTTGCAAGTATCCTTTGGGAACCTCTTCTTTTTCGTTTTGGAACTGCTGCGAGAATGGAAGGTTTAACAGCTTTTTTCTTTATCCTAAGTCTTCTATTTGCAACGAACAAAGACAAATCAAAACACTTGTATGTTTTTTTAGCAGGCGTTACACTATCGTTTTCTTTTTTATCGCATCCGATTGGCGCCTCATTAGGATTAGTGACACTTTTTTTAGTCTGGCGAAACTTTGGTTTCAAAACTCTTCCTTGGTTTATTTTTGGAGGAGTTCTTCCCATACTATGTTGGATGTATTATATCCACCCTAATTGGGAATGGTTTGAAATCCAATTCGGCGCACAACTCACACGAAAACGCAATCTATTAGAAACTTTCACTTTAGTAGACAAACTAAAAGTATTCTCCTTTGGATTTGGATTTCCCAAATTACGATTGATTCTTATCGCAATTGAACTCTCTGCACTCACTTATATTTCCTATCAGTTATTTAAAACATTTGGAAAACTGAATCAAAAATGGATACTGTTTTGGATTTGGATTCTTTCCGTCCTACTTGCTTTATACACATCCTCTGAGGGATGGTATGTTTTTCACATTCTATTCCCATTGGCATATGGAATGGCTTTACTCTACGACTCAGAAGGTTCTAGTTCCAAGTTAGCTTTCGTTGGGATTCTATTATCACTTTCGTCCTTATTATATATAAACCATATCCATTGGTATCGAACTGATTCCAAACGAATTTTAGAATCACATTTCCAACATATAGAAATGAGTTTGTCTCATTCAAAATCTGTTTATTTACAGGCCTTACCTGATCCTTATTTCCAATTACGAAAGAACCGACCTGATATGAATCTCTTAGAATTTATTCCAGGAGAATTGGATATTCCTTCCGATGTATATATTAAAACGATCAAAACACGAGATAGTTTTGTGTTTTATGATGACCAACTCATCAATCACGTAATAAGAGAATATCTAAATGAATCCTCGTGGAATCGGGAAGAATGGGAAATCCCTGTTCCAGGCAATCATTGGCTACATTATAAAACCATTGTTTATACAAAAAAATGA
- a CDS encoding biotin--[acetyl-CoA-carboxylase] ligase: MEYRLLKSELGHRLPTVTSTNEWIRDVSIPFGSWVIAEEQTAGKGRGQNVWQSLGEDPLIFSGKIRISAAEISLPLLSIFVSSAVLKTIFHFFPEREEDTTVKWPNDIYRGDKKVAGILVQSEFTNGIFEVVIGIGLNFFGKNVPEILKDKATFLCDTPLEEGVLERFANQLIVNINQSVIALLDQGQILKDLVWIEDHSLLKHKVIETEWQSRMVRGRVLGIDELGFLLIMTETGEKIELMDTSPKFRII; the protein is encoded by the coding sequence ATGGAATATAGATTGTTAAAGTCGGAATTGGGCCACAGACTTCCCACCGTTACTTCGACGAATGAATGGATTCGAGATGTGTCCATTCCATTTGGTTCGTGGGTGATTGCTGAGGAACAAACTGCGGGCAAGGGTCGTGGACAAAATGTTTGGCAATCGTTAGGCGAAGATCCTTTGATTTTTTCTGGAAAAATCCGGATTTCAGCCGCCGAAATATCACTTCCCTTATTATCGATTTTTGTTTCCTCTGCGGTATTAAAAACAATCTTCCATTTTTTTCCGGAACGGGAAGAAGATACAACAGTCAAGTGGCCCAATGATATTTATCGCGGTGACAAAAAAGTAGCAGGGATTTTGGTTCAGTCCGAGTTTACAAACGGAATTTTTGAAGTAGTGATTGGAATTGGACTTAATTTTTTTGGAAAAAATGTTCCTGAGATTTTGAAAGATAAAGCTACTTTTTTATGTGATACTCCACTAGAAGAGGGAGTTTTAGAACGTTTTGCAAATCAATTGATAGTAAATATCAACCAATCTGTAATTGCTCTCCTGGACCAAGGACAGATCTTAAAAGATTTAGTTTGGATTGAGGACCATTCCTTATTAAAACATAAAGTGATTGAAACCGAATGGCAATCGAGAATGGTACGTGGACGTGTTTTGGGAATTGATGAATTAGGATTCCTTCTCATTATGACCGAAACCGGTGAAAAGATTGAACTCATGGATACTTCACCAAAATTTCGGATTATATAA
- a CDS encoding response regulator yields the protein MSQKKALIVDDSTVTRLMIRKIILEKNPDWDILEASSADDAKTLLKGHQDIDFFTLDQNMPGNLSGLDLAEDLKKNYKNTKVVLITANIQDAIKNRAKTIGIDFVEKPVTPEKIIPLLD from the coding sequence ATGTCACAAAAAAAAGCGCTAATCGTCGACGATAGCACAGTAACTCGTTTAATGATTCGGAAAATTATTTTAGAAAAAAATCCTGATTGGGATATTTTAGAGGCAAGTTCAGCAGATGATGCAAAAACACTTTTAAAGGGCCACCAAGACATCGACTTTTTCACTTTGGACCAAAATATGCCAGGAAACTTATCTGGACTCGATTTAGCAGAAGATCTCAAAAAGAATTACAAAAATACAAAAGTGGTTTTGATTACCGCAAACATCCAAGATGCAATAAAAAATCGAGCGAAAACCATTGGAATTGATTTTGTTGAAAAACCAGTAACCCCTGAAAAAATAATACCCCTCTTGGATTAA
- a CDS encoding tyrosine-type recombinase/integrase, which translates to MLNNNLKIPALLPQVLTVDVMTLDNQLIDQSEVRTLLFRLRDRNYLHYLIIKFLVCTGLSLPELIHLKIADFNSERNLFKLKNGGRLRRRKIFIEPNLALELYRYSSEFSPSDYLFPGRYGKLRTRTIQKILKNASNLIAKEIHIPFLRDVIALDLFKKGFPVWEIQEFLGHRSTRSTRQRILLHIPVEERTNPRLFNRNKNQAA; encoded by the coding sequence ATGCTAAATAATAATTTAAAAATACCAGCCCTTCTTCCACAAGTTTTGACAGTTGATGTTATGACTCTTGATAACCAATTGATTGACCAGTCAGAAGTCAGAACTCTTTTATTCCGACTCCGTGATCGAAACTACCTACACTACTTAATCATTAAGTTTCTAGTATGTACGGGACTTTCCCTGCCAGAACTCATCCACCTTAAAATCGCTGATTTCAATTCAGAACGCAATCTCTTCAAATTAAAGAACGGTGGTCGTTTGCGCAGAAGAAAGATTTTTATCGAACCCAACTTAGCATTAGAGCTGTACCGGTATTCCTCTGAGTTCTCTCCTAGCGATTATCTATTTCCTGGACGCTATGGAAAACTAAGAACAAGAACTATTCAGAAAATTCTTAAGAACGCAAGTAACCTCATTGCCAAAGAAATTCATATTCCTTTCCTTCGCGATGTCATTGCCTTAGATCTTTTCAAAAAAGGTTTTCCTGTTTGGGAAATTCAGGAGTTTTTGGGACATAGGTCGACTCGTTCCACAAGACAAAGAATATTATTGCACATTCCGGTCGAAGAACGAACGAATCCGCGACTTTTTAATCGAAACAAAAACCAAGCAGCTTAA